Genomic window (Microthrixaceae bacterium):
GGGTGCGTTCGGTCCGAACCCAGATCAACGCCTACATCAGCGAGCGTGAGGCGCCAGGGTTCGGGCGGCACTGGGATGACCATGACGTTCTGATCATTCAGGTGGCCGGACGGAAGCGCTGGGAGATCTTCGCCCCCGCCGCCTTGTCCCCGGCCCGGTCGTGGGTGGCTCCCGAGGCTTGTGGTGCATCGGTCTTGTCGGTTGTGCTCGAACCCGGGTTGGGGCTCTTTATACCGCGCGGCTGGCCTCATGCGGTTCGGGGATTCGCCGATGTTGTGTCAGTCCACCTCACGGTCGGCACCCGTCGACAGATCCTGGCGGAGACGATCTCGGACGTTGAGGTGCGTCCCGCCGTCGGGACGCCGAACGGACGATTCATCACGGGCGCGGTCGACTGGGCAACGCCTGACCGCGATGCCGTCGAGGCCTCCGTGGCGCGCTTCCGCGGGATGATTGAGACGTTGCCATATGACGGCCCGCTGACGACAATGGGACGTTTGGCGCAGCTCGGTTCCGATTCGTTGGTGAGCGCGGCGCTTCCGGGCGGAGCGGTGTTTGCAGAACCGCCCGACCCAGATTCCCTGAGCTTCGCAACCTCAGGGTATGTGTACGAAATCCCTCGTCCTCTGGTGCCTTCACTCGCGTTGCTGCTCGAAGGGCGCACTGAATCAATTCGTATCCTCGCAGAGCGGTCCCCTGGAACCTTGCCCGCCGACGTCGAGCAACTCGTGCGGACGCTCGCTCGTCGAGACGTAGTCCGAATCTTCGATACCGCATGAGTGTCGAGTCGTTAACCGATCAGCGCACTACATACGGGCGTCACGGAGTCTGCACGCTGCCGTCTCTAATCGAGCCAGCTCTCTACACGTTTCTGATGGACTATCTGAACCTGCGCGGTCATGCTGACGCTCTGGCGGCGGACGTTCAGGTTGTCGGTTCGACGGTGCTGTACGGCGATCCAGCTTTTGACACGGTGCTTGGCCGACTGGCCGGTAAACTGTCCGCTGTGGTCGGAGTGCCGCTGCTGCCAACATATTCGTTCGTGCGGGTGTACAGGGCCGGTCAGCAACTTGTTCCTCACACCGACCGGTCCGCCTGCGAGCACAGCGTGACTGTGCACCTCGGCTCGTCGTCGCAGGCGTCGTGGCCGATCTCAGTCACGACGCTTGACGGGTTGACCCACGCGGTGCCACTCGCCCCAGGCGACGGGCTCGGATACCGCGGGTCGGCGGTCCGTCACTGGCGCGACGTCTGTCGTCACGAGTGGTACGCACAACTCTTCCTCCATTATGTCGAGGCCAACGGGCAGCACCGTAGCCAGGTGTTCGACGGTCGTGACTACTTGGGCCTTCCTCGGGAAGCGGAGGCGTGACCGTTTGGCTGCCACCGTGTGGCAACCCAGACTTCATGGCTGTGGAGCAGATTGAGTTGTTCTCTGCCGACGAGTGTGCCGCGTTGATCTCGGCGGCGGACCCAACGCTTTGGACGTCCGCTCGCGTAACTGACAACGGATCTGCGTACGGTTCGGTAGACGCGAACGTTCGATCTGCGCTTACCCAGCCGATTCCCAGCACATACTTCGACCCTGTGGTCCAGCGGATCGTCCGAGCCATCGGAGCGCTCAACTCATCGCGCTGGCGATACGATCTGACCGGACTAGTTGCTTGGGATTTCCCGAGTCTGCTCCTGTACGATGCCGGGGCGATGGATCATTTCACACAACACGTCGACGCTGGGGCCGAGAACTCCACACGGAAGTTGTCGTTTTCGCTGCAACTCAGTGACGGTGCTGACTACCGCGGAGGCGATCTCATCTTCGGTGGAGTTGCAGGACTAGCGAAGCGGGGTCGCGGTTGGATGACGGTGTTTCCGTCGATCTTGGCCCACGAGGTCACACCGACCATTGCCGGTCGTCGGTTTGCCGTTGTTGGCTGGATCCACGGGCCCGCATTCCGATGACGGCGCCTGACGATCCGTCGACTGCTCGAGACATTAGCGGTTTCAAGGCCGAGCCTATCCTCGTCCCGCCGATGGAGAACTCGTTTGTCGTCGGCATAGCGACTGCGCGGGTGTTGGGTCCGGAAGCCGCAGCGGCGGTCTGGAACGAACTGGCCGTCAGCGGATCGAGCGCCGACCTTGACCGAGTCTTGGTAGAGGCCATTGGGAGCGCAAACTCAAACTACTTTCACTTCGAGCTGGCCGCATTGCACGAGGCGACCGGTCCTCGGCTTTTGCATCACCTCGACCGAGGAATGTTGGCGGACGCAGGGCTCAGTCGAGAGGCCTCCACTAGGAAGCTGACCATCCTGCTCCCGCTCGTTGCCGAGGTGGACACCGTGCTTCCCGTCGTGGAGTTTCCCGAGGTCGAAAGGTCGGAGCAGCTTGCGGTTGGCACCGCACTCATGTTCCCGTCCTTCCTTCGCGCTGCGGCGGGTGCAGCGGCCGAGTTCGGGGCTGTATTGTCGTTTGCGCTCGGCGATGCGTTCCGGTGAATCGCCCGAGGCTATTCGCTACAGTTCTGGATCCGAGAAAGGAAGTAAACCGTGCTAGCAGTTGGTGAGGTTATTCCCGATTTCGTGATGACCGATGCCGATGGGGGTCCGATTGAGCGGGCCGACCTCGCAGGACGTTGGACTCTATGGTTCTGGTTTCCGAAGTCGAACACCCCCGGGTGTACTGCCCAGGCAACCGGACTACGCGATCAGGCCGAGGCGTTCGCCGACTTGGACTGTCAAATTATCGGAGCATCGTTCGACCCGACATGGATGCTTCGCACTTTCCGCGATGAGCATTCGCTGCCTTTCATTCTAGTCTCCGATGACACTCGCGAAGTTGCTGTCTCCGTAGGCGCTGCAGCGGACGAAGACGCGCCGACGCCGCGTCGGATTGCTTATCTGATCGACGCGGATCTCATCGTGCGTGTCGTCTATATTGTGGACAACCCTGAGTTCTTTGCCGAGGGGGTGTTGGATGACCTCGACGAGTTCACGTGACGCGGCTGATTTCTGGTCACACCTTGCAGCACGTCGGCCCAGAGCCCGACGCGATCTGTGTCGTGCCGACGTCGACGGTGGTTCCGTCGTGGGTGGGCAGGACGTCGGACGGGTAGCGGCGTTCGACCCTGTGATGACGGTGCTCTGGGACTCCCTCGACGGAGTAACGACGGTCAATGATCTAGCCGTGGATGTCGCATCCTCGCTTGGCCTGCCGATCGATCCGGTGCGCGAACAGGTCGCGTGGTTCGTAGCGTCGTTAGAGCAGGACGGTATGCTCGCTGATGTCGATCAAGCTGACGTAGTCTCCGCCGACCCGTTTCCCCCGATTCCGGCAGACTCTTGCCTCGGAAGACGGCTTGGCTTGGGGCGGATGACTATGGTGCGAATCGAGCGTGCCGATGGATCGTTCCTGGCTGGATCGACAGAGCCCGAGGCA
Coding sequences:
- a CDS encoding 2OG-Fe(II) oxygenase yields the protein MDHFTQHVDAGAENSTRKLSFSLQLSDGADYRGGDLIFGGVAGLAKRGRGWMTVFPSILAHEVTPTIAGRRFAVVGWIHGPAFR
- a CDS encoding cupin domain-containing protein, which codes for MTAVPKLRLTPRSRDRDEMTLVAAAACGTRRAADRLAQRLGGFRLDGLTQVVDDARALVFEVDQAFLLELDAARGIDEVMMAMEPVRPRVGFADGTKRTEVPQLSRMVDQRQGYGNPWRRLHPVGTAEALSEGVTVVLNDISPILRGGVLDLGHDVSRVRSVRTQINAYISEREAPGFGRHWDDHDVLIIQVAGRKRWEIFAPAALSPARSWVAPEACGASVLSVVLEPGLGLFIPRGWPHAVRGFADVVSVHLTVGTRRQILAETISDVEVRPAVGTPNGRFITGAVDWATPDRDAVEASVARFRGMIETLPYDGPLTTMGRLAQLGSDSLVSAALPGGAVFAEPPDPDSLSFATSGYVYEIPRPLVPSLALLLEGRTESIRILAERSPGTLPADVEQLVRTLARRDVVRIFDTA
- a CDS encoding redoxin domain-containing protein, with amino-acid sequence MTDADGGPIERADLAGRWTLWFWFPKSNTPGCTAQATGLRDQAEAFADLDCQIIGASFDPTWMLRTFRDEHSLPFILVSDDTREVAVSVGAAADEDAPTPRRIAYLIDADLIVRVVYIVDNPEFFAEGVLDDLDEFT